In a genomic window of Micromonospora cremea:
- a CDS encoding PadR family transcriptional regulator, whose product MTGSFASMREPTYFILAALQDEPLHGYAIVKRAQELSDGRVRLTTGTLYAALDRLTREEMVRVTEEAVVNGRARRTYELTQRGMSALRAEAERLAAAASVVRNRSVRSVAAGRVMPA is encoded by the coding sequence ATGACTGGTTCCTTCGCGTCGATGCGCGAACCTACCTACTTCATTCTGGCCGCGTTGCAGGACGAACCCTTGCACGGCTACGCGATCGTCAAGCGGGCGCAGGAGTTGTCCGACGGGCGGGTGCGCCTCACGACGGGCACCCTCTACGCCGCTCTGGACCGGCTCACCCGTGAAGAGATGGTGCGGGTGACCGAGGAAGCGGTGGTCAACGGCCGCGCCCGCCGCACCTACGAGCTGACCCAGCGGGGAATGTCTGCGCTGCGCGCGGAAGCAGAGCGGCTGGCTGCGGCGGCGAGCGTCGTTCGAAACCGTTCCGTCCGCTCGGTGGCTGCGGGTCGGGTGATGCCGGCATGA